In one uncultured Methanobrevibacter sp. genomic region, the following are encoded:
- a CDS encoding Nre family DNA repair protein yields the protein MGNMKTTKNAYLQKLTKQIQMKSVKIGKNLEGSTPPSVFIGRWSYPKVYAGPMMASAVGDTAIMDSPESWIGEHKSQNDIINYRMNLVRGKQLIKIDDLNNPFVEKLQDISLASKSIDSEATFGKRPTGALLTEDSTPHGPSAVIEKFDIDAVRWDKQLEKTYYDTDLKASEAVLNLHNKHVPFTAMQKAFSVGAFGTKNKRKLVPTRWSITACDTTLADQFLKEVRKFEKIDSYRVYEFGSLNNYYIIILTPTEWQYEWYEAFIKLIGKEELIFSDYETNGGKKEYSQVGGCYYTAKMAVLDYLVRQKKQSGLLILREAYEGYVPLGVFNVRENIKEAMEKPYKEFETLNHALIYCGTKLKIPIKKYVKQGTLLNEMLHTKQTTLDQYFK from the coding sequence ATTGGCAATATGAAAACAACTAAAAATGCATATCTTCAAAAATTAACCAAACAGATACAAATGAAATCTGTTAAAATAGGAAAAAATTTAGAAGGTAGTACTCCCCCCTCTGTTTTTATTGGAAGATGGTCTTATCCAAAAGTTTATGCAGGACCTATGATGGCAAGTGCAGTAGGTGATACTGCAATTATGGATTCTCCAGAATCCTGGATTGGAGAACATAAAAGCCAAAATGATATAATAAATTATAGGATGAATCTTGTACGAGGAAAACAATTAATCAAAATTGATGATTTAAATAATCCTTTTGTTGAAAAATTACAAGATATATCTTTAGCATCAAAATCAATAGATAGTGAAGCTACATTTGGTAAACGTCCAACTGGAGCTTTATTAACTGAAGATAGTACTCCACATGGCCCTAGTGCAGTTATTGAAAAATTTGATATAGATGCTGTTCGTTGGGATAAACAATTAGAAAAAACTTATTATGATACTGATTTAAAAGCTAGTGAAGCTGTTTTAAATTTACATAATAAACATGTTCCATTTACAGCTATGCAAAAAGCATTTTCAGTAGGTGCTTTTGGAACAAAAAACAAAAGAAAATTAGTTCCAACAAGATGGTCAATTACAGCATGTGATACAACTCTAGCGGATCAATTCTTAAAAGAAGTTAGAAAATTCGAAAAAATTGATTCATACAGAGTTTATGAATTTGGAAGTTTAAATAATTATTATATAATCATATTAACACCTACAGAATGGCAATATGAATGGTATGAAGCATTTATTAAATTAATTGGTAAAGAAGAACTTATTTTTTCAGATTATGAAACAAATGGTGGAAAAAAAGAATATTCTCAGGTTGGTGGGTGTTATTATACTGCAAAAATGGCTGTTTTAGATTATTTAGTTAGACAGAAAAAACAATCAGGATTACTCATTTTAAGAGAAGCATATGAAGGATATGTTCCATTAGGTGTATTTAATGTTAGGGAAAATATAAAAGAAGCAATGGAAAAACCTTACAAAGAATTTGAAACATTAAACCATGCATTGATATACTGTGGAACTAAATTAAAAATACCTATTAAAAAATATGTAAAACAAGGAACACTTTTAAATGAAATGCTTCACACTAAACAAACTACACTAGATCAATATTTTAAATAG
- the guaA gene encoding glutamine-hydrolyzing GMP synthase encodes MLSPEEFIKDAIQKIKDQIGDEKAIIALSGGVDSSVCSVLVQEAIGDNLIAIFVDHGLLREGEVDEVTNTFKDRLNFNYVDASEEFLNALEGVEDPEEKRKIIGKVFIDVFEREAAKTDAKYLVQGTIAPDWIESKGNIKSHHNLALPSGMVLDLVEPIRDLYKDEVREIGLLLDLPEKVVHRQPFPGPGLAVRVIGALTQEKLDICRKANKIVTDEIEEAGIDKDVWQYFAVLTDSKVTGVKGDQRDFGYLVVLRIVDSIDAMTAYVPELPWNVIQKISQRITSEISEVTHVALSISDKPPSTIEFA; translated from the coding sequence ATGTTAAGTCCAGAAGAATTTATTAAAGATGCTATCCAAAAGATAAAAGATCAAATAGGTGATGAAAAAGCTATTATTGCATTATCTGGAGGAGTTGATAGTTCAGTATGCTCTGTTCTTGTTCAGGAAGCTATCGGAGATAACTTAATAGCAATATTTGTAGACCACGGTCTTTTAAGAGAAGGTGAAGTGGATGAAGTAACTAACACTTTTAAAGATAGATTAAACTTTAATTATGTTGATGCTTCTGAAGAATTCTTAAATGCTCTTGAAGGAGTGGAAGATCCCGAAGAAAAAAGAAAAATTATTGGAAAAGTATTTATTGATGTTTTTGAAAGAGAAGCTGCAAAAACTGATGCAAAATACTTAGTACAAGGTACCATAGCACCTGATTGGATTGAAAGTAAAGGTAATATTAAATCCCATCATAATTTAGCACTTCCTAGTGGTATGGTTCTTGATTTAGTTGAACCAATACGTGATTTATATAAAGATGAAGTTAGAGAAATTGGTTTATTATTAGATTTACCTGAAAAAGTAGTTCATAGACAACCATTCCCAGGTCCAGGACTTGCTGTTAGAGTTATTGGTGCGCTTACACAAGAAAAATTAGACATTTGTAGAAAAGCAAATAAAATAGTAACTGATGAAATAGAAGAAGCAGGTATTGACAAAGATGTATGGCAATATTTTGCAGTATTAACTGATAGTAAAGTTACTGGAGTTAAAGGAGACCAAAGAGACTTTGGTTATTTAGTAGTTTTAAGAATTGTTGATTCAATTGATGCTATGACAGCATATGTTCCAGAATTACCATGGAATGTTATTCAAAAAATATCACAAAGAATAACTTCCGAAATTTCTGAAGTAACACATGTTGCTTTATCTATAAGTGATAAACCACCTAGCACTATCGAATTCGCTTAA
- a CDS encoding GMP synthase subunit A produces the protein MTILVINNKGQYNHRIQRSLQYLKIPTQLVPNTLSIEEIEAKNPKGLILGGGPSIEGAGNSEEYIKHFDIPILGICLGHQLIAKAYGGQIDTSNTESYAKVEIDIINDENLFTGLAPKMEVWSSHKDEVKTIPNDFEILANSNLCDVESFKHKTKDVYGIQFHPEVHHTPKGSTIFENFYKICEERCNND, from the coding sequence ATGACAATATTAGTTATTAATAATAAAGGACAATATAATCATAGAATTCAACGTAGCTTACAATATCTTAAAATTCCAACCCAATTAGTTCCAAATACATTAAGTATTGAAGAAATTGAAGCTAAAAACCCTAAAGGATTAATTTTAGGTGGAGGACCTTCTATTGAAGGTGCTGGGAATAGTGAAGAATATATTAAGCATTTTGATATACCTATTTTAGGAATTTGTTTAGGACATCAGTTAATAGCTAAAGCTTATGGTGGACAAATAGATACTTCAAATACTGAAAGCTATGCTAAAGTTGAAATTGATATTATTAATGATGAAAATTTATTTACAGGATTAGCTCCAAAAATGGAAGTTTGGTCATCCCATAAAGATGAAGTTAAAACTATCCCTAATGATTTTGAAATTTTAGCTAATTCCAATTTATGTGATGTTGAATCCTTTAAACATAAGACAAAAGATGTTTATGGAATACAATTCCATCCTGAAGTACATCATACTCCTAAAGGATCAACCATATTCGAAAATTTCTATAAAATTTGTGAAGAAAGGTGTAATAATGATTGA